A window of the Leptospira brenneri genome harbors these coding sequences:
- a CDS encoding AAA family ATPase, with product MATSDQIKALFKSHLDGDEDRFYSIAMQIAATEARSGHGKLAGELKSMIDEAKSLSLLSKKKEFPVPIIKPKGELSEILAVSYPKIRFADMVLKKEIFSRIERILEEQRHYSKLQSHDLHPRRKILFVGPPGCGKTMTASALAGELGLPLFAVRLDGLMSKYLGETIAKLRLIFDSMMATRGVYLFDEFDSIGTTRNFTNDVGEIRRVLNSFLVFMEQDTSNSLICAATNNQHSLDHALYRRFDDILEYDLPDEKLIEQIIKNRIRLYKLVGSIKKVAKSANHLSFADIIKSCDDAIKKTVIRDKKTILEEDLIQCLEERKGFKNLKG from the coding sequence ATGGCAACTTCTGACCAAATAAAAGCCCTGTTTAAAAGCCATTTGGACGGCGATGAAGACCGATTCTATTCGATTGCTATGCAAATTGCAGCAACAGAGGCAAGGAGTGGTCACGGAAAATTAGCTGGCGAGTTAAAGTCAATGATCGATGAAGCTAAGTCATTGTCTCTTCTGTCAAAAAAGAAAGAATTTCCTGTTCCTATTATCAAACCAAAAGGGGAATTGTCTGAGATCTTAGCAGTTTCTTATCCCAAAATTCGATTTGCTGATATGGTGCTTAAGAAAGAAATTTTTTCAAGAATCGAAAGGATATTGGAAGAGCAAAGACATTATTCCAAGTTACAGTCTCATGATTTACATCCGCGTAGAAAGATTCTATTTGTAGGCCCTCCTGGTTGTGGTAAAACAATGACAGCCTCTGCTTTGGCAGGAGAACTCGGATTGCCCTTGTTTGCAGTTCGATTGGATGGTCTAATGAGTAAGTATCTGGGAGAAACTATTGCCAAACTTCGTTTGATTTTTGATTCAATGATGGCTACCAGAGGAGTTTATCTATTTGATGAGTTTGATTCTATCGGTACCACAAGAAATTTTACGAATGATGTGGGCGAAATTCGACGGGTACTCAACAGCTTTCTTGTTTTTATGGAACAGGACACTTCTAACAGTTTAATCTGTGCTGCTACAAATAATCAACATAGCTTAGACCATGCCCTGTACCGCCGTTTTGATGATATACTGGAATATGATCTACCGGATGAGAAACTGATCGAACAAATCATTAAAAATAGAATTCGTCTTTATAAATTAGTTGGATCGATCAAGAAAGTTGCAAAGTCTGCCAATCATTTGAGTTTCGCAGATATAATTAAATCCTGCGATGATGCGATTAAGAAAACTGTAATTCGAGATAAAAAAACTATATTGGAAGAAGATTTAATACAATGTTTGGAAGAACGAAAAGGATTTAAAAACCTTAAAGGTTAA
- a CDS encoding Eco57I restriction-modification methylase domain-containing protein, protein MYLVNDKGERKASGSYYTPDYIVETIVKFTLGPLIDDIEKEDLSIKEKIAKTLTLRILDPAMGSGHFLVEVISYVNDRIEALIQNELEEYTNKPGRKSKAQADLEALLKEAENGLYKRILAKKCIYGVDKNPMAVELAKLSIWIYTLQRNRKLEFFDYNLRCGDSLIGSQEKTFSSQLDSKSKERMLFGDNDELYKNVVEDFKEEFKKYFDLESVEERMKYYESVIKPNQQKLKYLANIELAIAFAEKTDEIHSIYDAHKNKLLQKIRIEKSNEYLKKLATGNDLEAWEIKLFQVAKKVHKDYNPIHWELDFPNVFIDKGGFDGVVGNPPYVFSRENIEQKEKIYFTKKYSTYEYQSDLYILFVEKSLYCKHEKGRVGMIIPNSWLGNVKATKIRKMILNESSISYLVYCLKETFDVNVETVVISMHYFKANNKIKVLEFKNPSKMTEIGTYNQNLFDLSGNQRLNLRHFSSNAIIKKMENVSVSLETFFDITRGVNAYDKYRGQSDDIIKNRAYHSEKNTDNSFSPELKGKHVGRYFYNWDGDTWIKYGDWLAAPREPKYFTGVRIVLRQIPGERLLSTLITEKFIIDQTVFIAKPKEDCKLNLSFIVSLINSTLMSFYFKSKNDETDEIFPKVKIENLKSFPIPVLEISNVIQKFEYDKLIQLADIMLSQHKEIQEIQKKFTKILQSDLKIAKLSDKLEDWYKLTFEEFIGELKKKKIELKLDQKAEWMDYFEKEKSKANAIQEIISKTDSDIDLMVYKLYGLTEEEIRIVEGAF, encoded by the coding sequence TTGTATCTAGTTAACGACAAAGGAGAAAGGAAAGCTTCCGGAAGTTATTATACTCCCGACTACATTGTGGAAACTATCGTTAAGTTTACTCTTGGCCCATTGATTGATGATATCGAGAAAGAAGATCTTTCCATAAAGGAAAAAATAGCAAAAACCCTTACCTTACGCATATTAGATCCTGCTATGGGAAGTGGTCACTTTCTTGTGGAAGTAATCAGCTATGTCAACGATCGAATTGAAGCTTTGATACAAAATGAATTAGAGGAGTATACCAACAAACCAGGTAGAAAAAGTAAAGCACAGGCAGATTTGGAAGCATTGCTTAAAGAAGCAGAGAATGGGCTCTATAAGCGTATTTTAGCAAAGAAATGTATTTATGGTGTAGATAAAAACCCTATGGCAGTGGAACTTGCTAAACTTTCTATCTGGATCTACACCCTCCAAAGAAATAGAAAGTTGGAATTTTTTGATTATAACCTCCGTTGCGGTGACTCTCTTATTGGTAGCCAAGAAAAAACTTTCTCATCTCAATTGGATTCCAAATCCAAAGAAAGGATGCTCTTTGGGGACAATGACGAGTTGTATAAAAACGTCGTCGAAGATTTCAAAGAAGAATTTAAAAAATACTTTGATTTGGAAAGTGTTGAAGAACGGATGAAATACTATGAATCCGTTATTAAACCCAACCAACAAAAATTAAAGTACCTAGCTAACATTGAACTTGCCATCGCCTTCGCTGAGAAAACGGATGAAATCCATTCTATTTACGATGCGCACAAGAACAAACTTCTACAAAAGATCCGCATCGAGAAATCCAACGAATATCTAAAAAAACTTGCGACAGGAAATGATCTCGAAGCTTGGGAAATCAAATTATTCCAAGTAGCAAAGAAAGTTCACAAAGATTACAACCCCATCCATTGGGAACTTGACTTTCCGAATGTCTTTATCGATAAAGGCGGGTTTGATGGTGTGGTGGGGAATCCGCCGTATGTCTTTTCTAGAGAAAATATTGAACAAAAAGAAAAGATATATTTCACAAAAAAATATTCTACTTACGAATATCAGTCTGACTTATATATTTTATTTGTTGAGAAATCACTTTATTGTAAGCATGAAAAAGGTAGAGTTGGAATGATTATTCCGAATTCTTGGTTAGGGAATGTAAAGGCTACAAAAATAAGAAAAATGATTCTAAATGAATCTTCCATCTCCTACCTTGTTTATTGCTTAAAGGAAACTTTTGACGTAAATGTTGAAACCGTTGTAATTTCTATGCATTATTTTAAGGCTAATAATAAGATCAAAGTATTAGAATTTAAAAATCCATCTAAGATGACAGAAATAGGAACTTACAATCAGAATCTATTTGATCTTTCAGGTAATCAAAGACTGAATTTGAGACATTTTAGTTCAAATGCTATAATAAAAAAAATGGAAAATGTTTCCGTATCTTTAGAAACCTTTTTTGATATAACAAGAGGAGTTAATGCCTACGATAAATATCGAGGACAAAGCGATGATATTATCAAAAACAGGGCGTATCATTCTGAAAAAAATACTGATAATAGTTTTTCTCCAGAACTCAAAGGAAAACATGTTGGACGTTATTTTTATAATTGGGATGGGGATACATGGATAAAATATGGAGATTGGTTAGCTGCCCCTAGAGAACCTAAATATTTTACTGGAGTAAGGATAGTATTAAGACAAATTCCAGGCGAAAGATTACTCTCAACTCTCATTACCGAGAAATTCATAATAGACCAAACAGTATTCATTGCAAAGCCAAAAGAAGATTGTAAACTAAACTTAAGTTTTATAGTTAGTTTGATAAACTCTACGTTGATGTCATTTTACTTTAAATCTAAGAATGATGAAACTGATGAAATTTTCCCTAAAGTAAAAATAGAAAACTTAAAAAGTTTTCCAATCCCAGTATTAGAAATATCAAATGTTATTCAGAAATTCGAGTATGATAAACTTATCCAACTAGCCGATATTATGCTTTCTCAACACAAAGAGATCCAAGAGATTCAAAAGAAATTCACCAAAATACTCCAATCGGATTTAAAAATAGCAAAACTATCTGATAAATTGGAAGATTGGTATAAACTTACCTTTGAGGAATTCATTGGCGAATTGAAAAAGAAAAAGATTGAATTGAAATTAGATCAAAAAGCTGAGTGGATGGATTATTTTGAGAAGGAGAAATCTAAAGCAAATGCAATTCAGGAAATTATTTCTAAGACGGATTCTGACATTGATTTGATGGTCTACAAGTTGTATGGACTAACCGAAGAAGAGATAAGGATTGTAGAGGGAGCGTTTTAA
- a CDS encoding MIP/aquaporin family protein → MELIGEFFGTAVLILLGDGVVAGVLLEKSKAKDAGWITITTAWALAVCFGVLVAKTLGSPGAHLNPAVTLSVCIQSGDFSIFLPYSLAQIAGAALGATLVYLYYLPHWKETKDSGIILAVFSTSPAIKHTTSNIISEGLGTFILIFGIHAIFSPQNGGAPGVMGTAFVGLLVWAIGLSLGGTTGYAINPARDLGPRIAHWLLPIPNKGKSNWTYAWLPVVIPLAGGGIAALVIRWGIG, encoded by the coding sequence TTGGAACTGATTGGTGAATTTTTTGGAACAGCTGTTCTTATTCTTCTAGGTGATGGTGTTGTTGCAGGTGTTTTATTAGAAAAGTCAAAGGCAAAAGACGCAGGTTGGATCACAATCACCACTGCTTGGGCACTCGCCGTTTGTTTTGGCGTTCTCGTTGCTAAGACCTTAGGAAGTCCAGGAGCCCATCTCAATCCTGCGGTCACACTCTCCGTTTGTATCCAATCGGGAGATTTTTCCATTTTTCTCCCCTACAGCCTCGCACAAATTGCGGGAGCAGCCCTCGGAGCTACACTGGTTTATTTGTATTACCTTCCCCATTGGAAAGAAACCAAAGATTCTGGAATCATTCTAGCAGTCTTCTCCACATCACCTGCCATCAAACATACAACTTCAAATATCATCAGTGAAGGGCTCGGAACATTTATTTTAATTTTCGGAATCCATGCCATCTTCTCTCCGCAAAACGGAGGAGCACCTGGTGTTATGGGAACTGCTTTTGTTGGACTTCTTGTTTGGGCCATTGGGCTTTCCCTGGGAGGAACAACTGGTTACGCGATCAATCCTGCTAGAGATCTCGGTCCAAGGATTGCCCATTGGCTTTTACCAATTCCCAATAAAGGAAAATCCAACTGGACTTATGCCTGGCTTCCCGTAGTGATTCCGTTAGCGGGTGGGGGAATTGCAGCCCTTGTGATTCGGTGGGGGATAGGGTAA
- a CDS encoding malic enzyme-like NAD(P)-binding protein: MKNSALEYHSRFPKGKTKVVPTKPTENSYDLSLAYSPGVAYPCLEIEKQPELVYEYTNRGNLVGIITNGTAILGLGNIGASAGKPVMEGKAVLFKKFAGIDVFDIEINETDPEKFITIVKALEPTFGGINLEDIRAPECFHIEKTLDQSMKIPVFHDDQHGTAIISTAALLNSLELTGKKAGNLKVVINGAGAAAISIAEMLTHIGVKHESIYMLDSRGVINHKRTNLHESKLPFVRNTDAETLEDIFPGTDVFIGVSVANVVTEAMVKSMAEKPIMFALANPDPEIPYPDAKHARPDLIMATGRSDYPNQVNNVLGFPFIFRGALDVRAKVVNMEMKLAAAYALSELTKLPVPVEVSEAYNEKEIRFGADYIIPKPLDSRVLYHVAPAVAEAAVKTGVNQVEYPGREAYVKFLESVMAQQQESISALEIYTD; this comes from the coding sequence ATGAAAAATAGCGCGCTTGAGTATCACTCTAGGTTTCCGAAAGGAAAAACCAAAGTAGTTCCGACAAAACCAACGGAGAACAGTTACGATCTCTCTTTGGCCTACTCTCCTGGCGTCGCTTATCCTTGCCTCGAAATCGAAAAACAACCTGAGCTTGTTTATGAATACACAAACCGAGGAAACTTAGTCGGAATCATCACCAATGGAACTGCTATTTTAGGTCTTGGCAATATTGGAGCTTCCGCTGGAAAACCAGTGATGGAAGGAAAAGCAGTTTTATTCAAAAAATTTGCCGGTATCGATGTGTTTGATATCGAAATTAATGAAACCGATCCTGAAAAATTTATCACGATCGTAAAAGCCCTTGAACCAACGTTTGGTGGAATCAACTTGGAAGACATCCGTGCTCCAGAATGTTTTCATATTGAAAAAACTTTAGACCAAAGTATGAAGATTCCTGTTTTCCATGATGACCAACATGGGACCGCAATCATCTCTACAGCAGCCTTATTAAACTCTCTAGAGCTTACCGGTAAAAAAGCGGGTAACTTAAAAGTGGTCATCAATGGAGCCGGAGCTGCTGCCATTTCCATTGCAGAGATGTTAACTCATATTGGAGTGAAACACGAGTCCATTTATATGTTGGATTCACGTGGTGTCATCAATCACAAACGTACTAATTTACATGAATCTAAGTTACCTTTTGTTCGCAACACCGATGCAGAAACTCTAGAAGATATTTTTCCTGGAACTGATGTGTTTATCGGTGTTTCTGTGGCCAATGTGGTGACGGAAGCCATGGTAAAATCAATGGCTGAGAAACCGATTATGTTTGCTCTTGCCAATCCGGATCCAGAAATTCCTTATCCCGATGCCAAACATGCAAGACCAGATCTCATTATGGCCACAGGCCGCAGTGATTATCCTAACCAAGTCAATAACGTACTTGGATTTCCATTTATCTTTCGTGGGGCACTCGATGTTCGTGCAAAGGTAGTCAATATGGAGATGAAGTTGGCAGCGGCTTATGCCTTAAGCGAACTCACAAAACTTCCAGTTCCTGTTGAAGTTTCGGAAGCTTATAACGAAAAAGAAATTCGATTTGGTGCAGACTATATCATTCCAAAACCTTTAGATTCACGTGTGCTTTACCATGTCGCACCTGCCGTGGCAGAAGCTGCTGTCAAAACAGGAGTCAACCAAGTAGAATATCCTGGTCGTGAGGCTTATGTGAAATTTTTGGAATCGGTTATGGCACAACAACAAGAATCCATCAGTGCTTTAGAGATCTATACCGACTAA